Part of the Paenibacillus aurantius genome, CCCCCCGAGCATAATCAAGGAAGCCGCAAGGGAGGGAAGAAGCAGAAGGGAACGGCAGGTTCGTTTCATGAGGCAGCTCTCCCTTTATCAATATAGTGGAATAGAGTCTTATTGCTTAAGATGCTCAGCTGAAGAAAGGGACTTGCCTGCCAAATGTTGCGGGAAGCCGGCTTCCCAACGATTAGCTGAAAGCAGCGCTGGGAATACTAACCGTTAGAAGCGAGGAGGGAATCCAGATGAGTTTAAGTGTGATTCTGATGGTGATTCAAGTGTTTTTTGCTGTTGTCATAGGCATGTATTTCTGGAATTTGCTGCGGGGGCAGCAGACCAACCGTTCGGCCGTCGACCGGGAATCGAAGAAGGAGATGGAGAAGCTGCGGAAGCTTCGTTCCGTCTCTTTATCCAAGCCGTTATCCGAGAAAACGCGGCCCAGCTCCATGCAGGAAATCATCGGCCAGAAGGAAGGGCTTCGCGCTCTGAAGGCGGCCTTGTGCGGACCTAACCCGCAGCATATTCTGATTTACGGCCCTCCCGGTGTAGGCAAAACGGCAGCGGCCCGTGTCATTCTCGAAGAGGCGAAGAAGAACCCTGCCTCGCCTTTCCGTCAGGATGCTAAGTTCGTGGAGACGGATGCCACGACAGCCCGGTTTGACGAAAGAGGCATTGCCGATCCTTTGATCGGCTCGGTTCATGACCCGATCTACCAAGGGGCGGGAGCGATGGGGGTAGCCGGGATTCCTCAGCCGAAGCCGGGTGCGGTTTCGAAGGCCCACGGGGGAATCTTGTTTATCGATGAGATCGGCGAACTGCACGCCGTCCAGATGAATAAACTGTTGAAGGTGCTGGAGGACCGGAAGGTTTTTCTGGAGAGCGCCTACTACAGCTCGGAGGACCCGAACATCCCGACCTATATCCATGATATTTTTCAGAACGGGCTTCCCGCCGATTTCCGCTTGGTTGGAGCGACAACCCGGACGCCGCAGGATATTCCGCCCGCCATCCGGTCCCGCTGCATGGAGGTATTCTTCCGCCCTCTGCTGCCGGAGGAAATTGGAGAGATCGCCTCGAATGCCATCCGTAAAATCGGCTTTCCGGATAACAAGGAAGCGGTCGAGGTCGTGAAGCGCTATGCCACCAACGGACGGGAAGCGGTGAATGTCATTCAGCTGGCCGCTGGTCTTGCCATGACCGATCACCGCCAGGCACTGTCCGCAGCCGATGTCGAATGGGTGGTCAACAGCAGCCAGATCCCGCCCAGACCCGACAAGAAGGTCCCGTCCGCCCCTAGAGTCGGCTTCGTGAACGGATTGGCGGTATACGGACCGAACCTTGGCACGCTGCTGGAAATTGAAGTGACGGCCATTCCGGCCGGGCGGGGCAAGGGCACCTTCAACATCACCGGTGTC contains:
- the lonB gene encoding ATP-dependent protease LonB, producing MSLSVILMVIQVFFAVVIGMYFWNLLRGQQTNRSAVDRESKKEMEKLRKLRSVSLSKPLSEKTRPSSMQEIIGQKEGLRALKAALCGPNPQHILIYGPPGVGKTAAARVILEEAKKNPASPFRQDAKFVETDATTARFDERGIADPLIGSVHDPIYQGAGAMGVAGIPQPKPGAVSKAHGGILFIDEIGELHAVQMNKLLKVLEDRKVFLESAYYSSEDPNIPTYIHDIFQNGLPADFRLVGATTRTPQDIPPAIRSRCMEVFFRPLLPEEIGEIASNAIRKIGFPDNKEAVEVVKRYATNGREAVNVIQLAAGLAMTDHRQALSAADVEWVVNSSQIPPRPDKKVPSAPRVGFVNGLAVYGPNLGTLLEIEVTAIPAGRGKGTFNITGVVDEEEVGGGSRTLRRKSMARGSVENVLTVLRKLGMEPYDYDLHINFPGGIPIDGPSAGISMATAIVSAIKNIPVDNKLAMTGEVGIHGRVKPIGGVVAKVEAAFQAGATKVLIPRENWQEIFSGLQGVEVIAVDTIEEVLENALGLTIAEEPADTILPALADQSLPATLPYLQAESGGADKP